CCCTGTTTTCCCtgcatttcctcttctcctttacaatcttctccttccaatTGACCCTGTACAAGTAGAGTTATCACCATGGCTCCCCGTCGCTCACAGGAAGCCGACCGCAAACTCGAGAGCGGACAGGCCAACCAGTCCGCCAACACTGGTTTACACCCTGCATTTTACATCGCGTGAGTTCTACGAATATCACGAGTATCCTATTGACTCCTATACTAACATTGACCAGTCTGTGGATTGCGCTGAGTTCGAGTGTAATTCTTTTCAACAAGTGGGTGCTGGCGACCGCCAAATTCAGTGAGTCTTCGGATCCCCTTTTTATGTGATTTTGTGATTCCGTGCTAATTCCGATCTCTAGACTTCCGTAAGTTGGAACTGTATGCTGTCCTTTGCGATCAAGCAAATTACTGACTCTTCTAGCGCTCTTCTTGACGACATGGCATATGGGATTCGCGACCTTCATGACCCAGATTCTGGCGCGGTTCACCGATAAACTCGACTCGCGGCATAATGTTCCCATGACTCCGCGAACATACACGTATGCGCCCAGGTCGAATTCATCACTGTTGAAAATGCAGCTAATCCGTAGCAACCAGTCGCGCCATCGTGCCTATCGGTCTCATGTTCAGTTTGAGTCTTATCTGCGGAAACCTGTCGTATTTGTATCTCAGTGTTTCTTTTATTCAAATGCTCAAGGTGGGTCTTAGTTCCCAAGAGAACGGGATATATCGATTGACCATGGTAAAAGGCAACAAACGCCGTCGCAACTCTCCTAGCAACATGGGCCTTTGGCATTGCGCCCGCTAATTTCCGCACGCTGGGCAATGTTCTCCTGATCGTGGTTGGTGTCGCGATTGCCTCGTTTGGAGAGATTAAGTTCGATATGTTTGGATTCCTGAGTGCGTCCCTTTCTCCCTCCTAAAAAAAATGATGCAGTCTAACAAATCAACAGTCCAAATTGGTGGTATCATCTTCGAGGCCCTCCGCCTCGTCATGGTCCAGCGCCTCCTTAGCTCCGCCGAATTCAAGATGGACCCTCTGGTCTCGCTGTACTACTACGCGCCCGCATGCGCCGTGACAAACGGTGTTGTCACCCTCTTCACTGAAGTCCCGCGCATGACCATGGCTGATATCTATGGCTTGGGTCTCGGGACCCTGATTGCTAATGCGATGGTTGCGTTCTTGCTTAATGTGTCCGTCGTTCTCTTGGTGAGCACCCTTCCTCAAGTTAATTACGAAATTACAGTGCTAATAACTATGTAGATCGGCAAAACCTCCGCCGTGGTCCTCACCATGGCCGGTATTCTCAAGGATATCCTCCTTGTTTTCGCGTCCATGGCTATCTTCCGTGACCCCGTCACCTTCCAGCAGTTCGTTGGGTACTCGATTGCGCTTGGTGGTTTGGCGTACTACAAGCTTGGAGCTGAGAAGATGGGTGCTCTTCTGAGAGATCTGCGTGCGACTTTGTGCGGGTAAGCGTCATCTCGCAAGCCCTGCCGGGAAGAAAATTTCGTTGGACTTTGGAGGGTGGTTTCGCTCCGTCCTCGTGTTGTTTTCTCGGTAAGCGCCTATGCTAGCGCTTAGGTTGTTTGTCTAAGAATTTTGGTGAGATGTTAGTATTATGGTTGGGTGGTTATAGATTTCTTCGTGTAGATATGCGTGAACATCCAGCTGGCTGGGTATATTAAAGGGAAGGGGTAGCGGTCTATTCCCATATACCATCTAAGCTTTGTTAGATTTTGGATTAATTACCAAAAGAAAGAATGAAAGTTGTTCGCTAATTTTATGAACGGCCAACATGCTGATAAATGCGGATTTAGCGCTGCATCTACTTCTCGCCGGAAATGCTTTAGGGCCAGCTAGTTCTGAGATTGCTGTCGTGTCTTTTTGGCTATATGTGGCATCGCTTGTTTCTTGCTTTACATAGCTAAACAGAACTAATTCCACATAAATAAAGCTTCTGCAGTGGTATCTCACAGGCATGATAGTACTGCTTGATAGACAGAAATTTCGAGTATTTTCTTGTAAGGCCTGGTTTCATCCCCTCGATCAAACTCCGTTCATTGTAGGGCGAAGATGGGCAAGCTCGCTTTCTGTTCGGTTGGTGCTTTTCTCAGGCGAAACTGCAAAGCGCAGTCATTTTACTTTGCTTCAACAATGACTAGATTGATTCGCGCCGCACATCACACCAGCAGCTGTAATCCATATTACCACTTGAAGCCCGAGAATATAGATGGTGATTGGCAATTCATATCTTCATATATCCTTCCACTCAAGAAGAGATGCCTCCTTCCAGACGACAAAAGCTTTCTCACGTTGAGAAGAACCAGCCCACAAGTGTGCGGGAGGTTGTACCATCCGTGCAAAATTGTTTGTGATTCTTTACTTCAGTTATGTTACGGTggtagtttttttttttttttttaagaCTCAAAGTATAGGCGTTGTAGTATGCGTGGTTTTGGTGTTCGTGTACCTCGAATATACCATCTGGCAACGGTAAGTGTATCGGCCGAAGTGGAATCTGTTTTTTCGTTTTGTAACACGAGCAGAATGTTCTCAGACGAGGAACCGTATGAGAAGCTGCACCAGGATACTTCATGCTTAATTTCGTTCGGCGGTGGTTAGATCAGTCTGCACGGCCAATACATCGTACCGCACTGTGTAGTCTGGCTTGCCCTGTCTGTCTTCAAACGATCATCGGTGATTTGATGATCGCACGTCTAATATG
This sequence is a window from Aspergillus chevalieri M1 DNA, chromosome 5, nearly complete sequence. Protein-coding genes within it:
- a CDS encoding uncharacterized protein (COG:E,G;~EggNog:ENOG410PGHJ;~InterPro:IPR004853;~PFAM:PF03151,PF08449;~TransMembrane:9 (o29-50i57-79o99-121i128-147o153-170i177-200o212-230i242-267o273-294i)); this translates as MAPRRSQEADRKLESGQANQSANTGLHPAFYIALWIALSSSVILFNKWVLATAKFNFPLFLTTWHMGFATFMTQILARFTDKLDSRHNVPMTPRTYTRAIVPIGLMFSLSLICGNLSYLYLSVSFIQMLKATNAVATLLATWAFGIAPANFRTLGNVLLIVVGVAIASFGEIKFDMFGFLIQIGGIIFEALRLVMVQRLLSSAEFKMDPLVSLYYYAPACAVTNGVVTLFTEVPRMTMADIYGLGLGTLIANAMVAFLLNVSVVLLIGKTSAVVLTMAGILKDILLVFASMAIFRDPVTFQQFVGYSIALGGLAYYKLGAEKMGALLRDLRATLCG